One genomic window of Cheilinus undulatus linkage group 7, ASM1832078v1, whole genome shotgun sequence includes the following:
- the polr2h gene encoding DNA-directed RNA polymerases I, II, and III subunit RPABC3 has translation MAGILFEDIFDVKDIDPDGKKFDRVSRLHCESESFKMDLILDVNIQIYPVDLGDKFRLVIASTLYEDGTPDDGEYNPQDDRPSRADQFDYVMYGKVYKIEGDETSTEAATRLSAYVSYGGLLMRLQGDANNLHGFEVDSRVYLLMKKLAF, from the exons ATGGCTGGGATTCTTTTTGAAGATATCTTCGATGTAAAGGATATCGATCCCGATGGGAAAAAGTTTGACAGAG TGTCTCGTCTGCATTGTGAAAGTGAATCTTTCAAGATGGACCTCATCTTGGATGTGAACATTCAGATCTATCCTGTTGATCTTG GTGACAAGTTCAGATTGGTAATTGCCAGCACTTTATATGAAGATGGAACACCAGATGATGGAGAGTACAATCCTCAGGATGACCGACCATCTAG AGCGGACCAGTTTGATTATGTGATGTATGGGAAAGTTTACAAGATCGAGGGTGACGAGACCTCAACAGAAGCAGCCACACGCCT CTCTGCCTATGTGTCTTATGGCGGCCTCCTCAtgaggctgcagggagatgccaACAATCTTCATGGCTTTGAGGTGGATTCCAGGGTCTACCTCCTCATGAAGAAACTGGCCTTCTAA